A portion of the Melanotaenia boesemani isolate fMelBoe1 chromosome 2, fMelBoe1.pri, whole genome shotgun sequence genome contains these proteins:
- the LOC121652139 gene encoding uncharacterized protein LOC121652139 encodes MNILIKKIGPRVKFRKRLRDYLQDPSPFPPHLESTSGSDRDDRDKDVDQEMNEELIYPGASVTREHGLLATILFILRHQLTSTVQTGFIALLNFLIPNLLVESQQLPHNIHAVFYCEGCQNYLGKNPTSCFHCNTICKNTSSFQSGNFFLFSPLKDLLKDLLENHGTDLLPKTENKHGHDIKDVKDGMMYQNLLKRGILGVDDLTLTWNCDGVPIYEPRFSIWPLQFTINELPYTQRTEHVMVAGLWFGRERPNMDVLLKPFVDECCDLAQNPFDWKDSSGKVRSSKVFSLICSSDAVARPLLRNCKQFNGEHGCDWCLHPGLVVKKGSGSTRSYPYDEIKQAARSKMMFEDNAREAESTGSPVNGVKGRSLLSPLPFFDIVSGFVPEYVHSVLLGVSKQLMSLWLDPVNSVKAWYLGDKTEQMDSRLHRLKRPTEISQPPQSVKCWDLWKASEWRAFLLFYAISVLPGILHPTYVTHYLYLSFSIHILLQESVSEYDLQLAREYLKRYVKDMETFYGEENMSFNCHQLIHLVDSVQHCGPLWATSAFPFERNNRHLRWLLTNIDYNPGHIYQRFLFWQHIPSHINSLTFNHHLEFGELLSKLLPENDGDRSYKPLGNSHHPEITGSIKLAIEELLNQPVVVRRAEAFNSFKKGNTVYSSANSKESDRADSVVRLRNGFCGEMHLMLLFKENCCCTSKCLCQAVPIIVAHMYDIEPEERLKYINHDDASKMIFVRVKGTEQPKAFYLDDVRCKCMNVDGWLVPLPNSYERY; translated from the exons ATGAAcatcttgattaaaaaaattgggCCAAGAGTAAAATTTCGAAAGAGACTCAGAGACTATTTACAG GATCCATCTCCTTTTCCACCACATTTGGAGTCTACTTCAGGATCTGACAGAGATGACAGAGATAAAGATGTGGACCAGGAGATg AATGAGGAGCTGATTTACCCCGGTGCATCAGTAACTCGGGAACACGGCCTGCTTGCTACCATTCTCTTCATTCTGCGTCACCAGCTAACCTCCACAGTGCAGACTGGTTTCATCGCTCTACTGAACTTTCTCATCCCGAACCTGCTGGTTGAGTCTCAGCAACTTCCTCACAACATCCATGCTGTGTTTTACTGTGAGGGCTGTCAAAACTACTTAGGAAAAAATCCAACTAGTTGTTTTCACTGTAACACAATATGTAAGAACACAAGCAGTTTTCAAagtggaaacttttttttgttttcaccccTGAAAGATCTTCTAAAAGACCTCCTTGAGAACCATGGCACTGACTTGTTACCTAAAACCGAAAATAAACATGGCCATGACATTAAAGATGTAAAGGATGGGATGATGTACCAGAATCTCCTAAAACGAGGTATTCTGGGGGTGGATGACCTTACACTGACATGGAACTGTGACGGCGTGCCAATTTATGAACCCAGATTTTCAATTTGGCCTCTCCAGTTTAcaattaatgaacttccttacacacagagaacagaacatgtGATGGTAGCGGGACTTTGGTTTGGCCGAGAGAGACCTAACATGGATGTGTTGCTAAAGCCTTTTGTAGATGAATGTTGTGATTTGGCCCAGAATCCATTCGACTGGAAAGACAGCAGTGGCAAAGTTCGCTCTTCAAAGGTCTTCTCTTTGATTTGCTCTTCTGACGCTGTGGCGAGGCCACTTCTCCGGAACTGCAAACAGTTCAATGGAGAACACGGTTGCGACTGGTGCTTACACCCTGGCTTGGTGGTGAAGAAGGGCTCTGGGTCCACGAGGTCGTACCCATATGATGAAATTAAACAAGCTGCGAGATCTAAGATGATGTTTGAGGACAATGCTAGAGAAGCAGAGAGCACTGGCTCCCCAGTGAACGGAGTAAAAGGAAGGTCCTTGCTGTCCCCTCTTCCCTTCTTTGACATTGTTTCGGGATTTGTACCTGAGTATGTGCACTCAGTTCTACTTGGTGTGTCCAAACAGCTGATGTCTCTGTGGTTGGACCCAGTAAACTCAGTGAAAGCGTGGTATTTAGGTGACAAGACTGAACAAATGGACTCACGTCTGCACCGTCTAAAGAGACCAACAGAAATAAGTCAACCCCCACAGTCAGTCAAGTGTTGGGACTTATGGAAAGCATCGGAGTGGCGGGCATTTCTCCTATTTTATGCCATTAGTGTCTTGCCAGGTATCCTACATCCAACATATGTGacacattatttatatttgtccTTCAGTATCCACATTCTGCTACAAGAATCAGTATCAGAATATGACCTGCAGCTGGCCCGTGAGTACTTAAAACGTTATGTGAAAGACATGGAGACATTTTATGGTGAAGAAAACATGTCTTTCAACTGTCACCAGCTGATCCATCTAGTGGACAGTGTACAGCACTGTGGACCTCTCTGGGCAACATCAGCCTTCCCCTTTGAGAGAAACAATAGACATTTGAGGTGGCTGCTTACAAATATTGATTATAATCCGGGACACATATACCAGAGGTTTCTCTTCTGGCAGCACATACCCAGTCACATAAATTCTTTGACCTTTAACCATCATCTAGAATTCGGGGAGTTGTTATCGAAGCTCTTGCCAGAAAATGACGGAGACAGATCTTACAAACCCCTTGGAAACTCGCATCATCCTGAAATCACAGGTTCCATAAAACTAGCAATAGAGGAACTCTTGAATCAACCAGTTGTTGTCAGAAGGGCAGAAGCTTTCAATAGCTTCAAGAAAGGAAACACTGTTTACAGCTCAGCAAACAGCAAAGAGTCAGACAGAGCAGACAGTGTTGTTAGACTCAGAAATGGCTTCTGTGGAGAAATGCATTTAATGTTACTGTTtaaagaaaactgctgctgcacATCCAAGTGTTTGTGCCAAGCTGTACCAATCATTGTTGCTCACATGTATGACATCGAACCTGAAGAACGGTTGAAATATATAAATCATGATGATGCGTCAAAGATGATCTTTGTAAGAGTTAAAGGGACAGAACAACCTAAAGCTTTTTATTTGGATGATGTCAGGTGTAAATGTATGAATGTTGACGGTTGGCTTGTACCTTTGCCAAACTCATATGAGAGATATTAG